The genomic stretch TGTCTTACCAGATTGACAACACAACCAGAACCCAAAATAATGTCCCCACCGATATATCCAAGAATCCACACCTGATGACACCGCATACGCAAGGACCCATTTGCTCAAGATGGGGCACATGATCATCCTCGGATGGAGGCATGAACTGCGATTCCTCATCTCTGGGGCAAATACCTAAATGACCTTATTTTCCTCAGTTGAGAAGGGACTCGTGGAACGACGAAGGGCAAAATGAACTGTGGGACAGGGTTCTTGCGGTCCCTTTTTCGTCGGAAGTGATCGACTTCAGTGCCGGCCATGTTGGCCATGGAATACTTTGGAACCAACGCGTTGACGACGAACGGATTGGATAAACTGACCTGCCAAGCTCTGTATGTCTCATATACTAAAGTATTGATTGACTGAAATACCTTCAGACGCGATGCCTGTCCATATTCAGCGTTCAACAGCCCAGGGTAACACGACAACGCATTCAGCGGCTAAGTACATGTTGACCGAAGGCTACCGCGAATAGGGGATTAAAAGGATACATTTCATAAATAGCAAAGTCAAACCCCGTCAAATCGCCCGTTTGcaaagttaaaaaaaaaagaaaaaagaaaagaaaggttgGTTGTTCTTGGTATTGCTGCGTGCATTCGTTTGCCTCGAAATATGGGAACGGAGAATTGAGCTGTACTCTGAATCCAAAAGGATGTGCGGACTCATACAGGTATCTCATTGGCAATAAGAGCTACATGTAGTTTCATTTGGCCTGGTAATTATTCTATCGTCTTCTCTTCATATCTTCTTGCCCATGTGTAACAGACGAATCGCATGGCCTCCGCCATGTTTGGTCGGCCCGTCCAGAGTCTGATGTATGTAGGTTTGTAACCCCTACATATGCGAGAAACATCGCGGTGACAGCGTCTGAGCATGATAATCGTCATTCCGAAGCCGTTACCTTCAAGAGAAACCGTCCCCACCGACCGGATTTCCACAGATAGACGCCGGTTGCGCCGGTATTTTCCAGAGGGTGTCACAATTTGGCCCGAAGAGGCAACTTACAAGTCCCTTCGTCATCAGCAGATGAAGAATCACAAGACATTGGCACAAACGGCGCCCGACACAACTGCTTTTCCGGTGAGGAAGcatgtctttctcttcgtccgtctcttctgcttctcattGGACGGGCTCATAAACAGGAGGATGTATCCTGTGGCAGTCCCGGTATCACCTTAATGGTTGTCACCAGTGGACCAGGGAGGTTATAAAGCTCCTCTACGAGGGACGATGCAAGATGGGGGCCATGGACCCTTTGCATCTTCACTTTAAAAAGAGACTGAGTTGAAGCCGTCTTCAAATTGTCTCTCTgatatttctttccttttccttttctatgTTCCTCGTACGGTTCAGCGAGGGTGATATACAGCAAATTCACCTGCCTCTCGTCTACAGAGCTTTCTATCTTCTCAGCGAGCCTCGTatccttcattctctccactATCATCGCCTCTACCCAAACATCTAAGCTTCTAATCGCCTTAGACTAGTTATCAGAAGCTCCTCAAAAGTCTCAAAAGCCTGAAAGCATTAATTATGCCACCAAGATCAACTCACCAAACCTCATTACCAGAAGGCGACGGCGTTACATACGACGAATCCGACATGGCACTCTTTCGCGCCAAGCTTGCTTACCACTCCACCATTGAGGAACGCATGGCATCAAGAGACAACAACCTCGTCTCTATTGCAGAGCACCAAGGTCGACTCCTCAAACGTTGGGATATGTTGAAGGTActggagaaagaaatggcagagaaaggcaaaaGCTTAGAACCGGCGGAAAGACAACAACTAGCCCAGTACGCATGGCGATTCAAGAGATTGGAAAACCTAGCGACGCAAAATGCCAGCTGACCAGCGAGGGTGTCAACACATCAAGAGGTTACGTTGGGAGTGGAGGGGGGAAAAGTGTCATAACGGAGTCATTGTGTGATAGCATTCTTTGGCGTCTTCCTTGGACTTTTAGGAGTAATTACCATGCAGTTGTTTTGTCTACTTACCTATCAGCGATACCTGGATTAAGATTCTCTCGTAagactcttttcttttttcttttgcttggtCTCCGTCTCTTGTAGAtcacttctttctttctttctttcttttttttccattcttttcttttttgttaAGAGGTATCAATGATCTACGCAAGCTTGCGAATGTGTATGACCTCATGGTGCTGCTACCAAGT from Aspergillus oryzae RIB40 DNA, chromosome 1 encodes the following:
- a CDS encoding uncharacterized protein (predicted protein) produces the protein MPPRSTHQTSLPEGDGVTYDESDMALFRAKLAYHSTIEERMASRDNNLVSIAEHQGRLLKRWDMLKVLEKEMAEKGKSLEPAERQQLAHCFVYLPISDTWIKILS